A window of Haliscomenobacter hydrossis DSM 1100 contains these coding sequences:
- a CDS encoding LacI family DNA-binding transcriptional regulator has translation MEAITIKDIAKALNLSTSTVSRALRDSYEINVETKRLVLEYATKMDYRPNPIAQGLKENRSRAIAVIVPEIANNFFSEAITGIEDVANAMGYDVVIFQSHESYEKEVSNVRNVVARRVDGLLISISNQTKDVSHLSDLHERGFPLVFFDRVSDDIDTYKVVADNFSGAFKATDHLLSTGKKRIAHITSSAGLYITKERLSGYKAALEKHEIPFDANLVHYCVNFGYKEMEGIIESILSVDPMPDAIFTASDRLALACFEILLTRGIRCPEDLALIGFTNLKVAHLLSPALTTVTQPAFEIGQTAVELLIDLIEKKKRMSSTFMIKLPTELVVRASSGSKVPGFGGS, from the coding sequence TTGGAAGCAATAACGATTAAAGATATTGCCAAGGCACTCAACCTGTCTACTTCTACGGTCTCCCGAGCCTTACGGGACAGCTATGAAATCAATGTTGAGACCAAACGTTTGGTGTTGGAGTATGCAACCAAGATGGATTATCGACCCAATCCCATCGCCCAGGGTTTGAAGGAAAACCGCAGCCGAGCCATAGCGGTGATTGTACCCGAAATTGCCAATAACTTTTTTTCCGAAGCGATCACTGGCATTGAAGATGTGGCCAATGCCATGGGTTACGACGTGGTGATTTTTCAGAGCCATGAGTCGTATGAAAAAGAGGTGTCCAACGTCCGCAACGTGGTGGCTCGGCGGGTAGATGGCCTACTTATTTCCATTTCCAATCAAACCAAAGATGTTTCCCACCTCAGCGATTTGCATGAACGTGGGTTTCCACTGGTGTTTTTCGACCGGGTATCCGATGACATTGACACCTACAAAGTGGTTGCCGACAACTTTTCCGGGGCATTCAAGGCTACGGATCATTTGTTGAGTACGGGAAAAAAACGCATTGCACACATTACCAGTTCGGCGGGTTTGTACATTACCAAAGAGCGTTTGTCCGGGTATAAAGCGGCTTTAGAAAAACACGAGATTCCTTTTGATGCCAATTTGGTGCATTATTGCGTCAATTTCGGGTACAAAGAAATGGAAGGCATCATCGAAAGTATTCTTTCCGTAGATCCCATGCCCGACGCGATCTTTACGGCCAGTGACCGTCTGGCACTGGCTTGTTTCGAAATATTGTTAACCAGAGGCATCCGTTGCCCGGAAGACTTGGCGTTGATCGGTTTCACCAACCTCAAAGTAGCCCACCTGCTCTCCCCTGCCCTGACCACCGTAACCCAACCTGCTTTTGAAATCGGGCAAACCGCCGTGGAGTTGTTGATCGATTTAATTGAAAAAAAGAAACGTATGTCCAGCACTTTTATGATCAAGTTGCCGACGGAGTTGGTGGTGAGAGCGTCGTCGGGGTCAAAGGTCCCAGGGTTCGGGGGTTCGTGA